A window of the Gossypium hirsutum isolate 1008001.06 chromosome A05, Gossypium_hirsutum_v2.1, whole genome shotgun sequence genome harbors these coding sequences:
- the LOC107959094 gene encoding ubiquitin-conjugating enzyme E2 7 isoform X1 — translation MASQASLLLQKQLKDLCKNPVDGFSAGLVDDSNVFEGSVTIVGPPDTFYEGGFFNAIMSFPPDYPNSPPTMKFTTDVWHPNVYTDGTVCISILHPPGDDPNGYELASERWMPIHTVESIVLSIISMLSSPNDESPANVEAAKEWRENRDEFRKKVSRCVRRSQEML, via the exons atggCATCTCAAGCCAGCCTCCTCCTTCAAAAGCAGCTCAAAG ATCTTTGTAAGAATCCGGTAGATGGGTTCTCAGCCGGATTGGTTGATGACAGCAATGTTTTCGAAGGGAGTGTTACAATTGTCGGACCACCTGAtacttttta TGAAGGGGGATTTTTCAATGCCATCATGAGCTTTCCACCTGATTACCCAAACAGCCCTCCAACAATGAAATTTACAACAGACGTTTGGCATCCTAATG TTTATACTGATGGCACTGTTTGCATATCAATTCTTCATCCTCCGGGTGATGATCCAAACGGCTACGAGCTTGCAAGTGAGCGTTGGATGCCAATCCATACT GTCGAAAGTATTGTTTTGAGTATCATATCAATGCTTTCCAGCCCTAACGACGAATCTCCCGCGAATGTTGAAGCTGCT AAGGAATGGAGAGAGAACAGAGATGAATTCAGGAAGAAGGTGAGCCGCTGCGTGAGACGGTCACAGGAAATGTTATGA
- the LOC107959094 gene encoding ubiquitin-conjugating enzyme E2 7 isoform X2, whose amino-acid sequence MASQASLLLQKQLKDLCKNPVDGFSAGLVDDSNVFEGSVTIVGPPDTFYEGGFFNAIMSFPPDYPNSPPTMKFTTDVWHPNVYTDGTVCISILHPPGDDPNGYELASERWMPIHTKEWRENRDEFRKKVSRCVRRSQEML is encoded by the exons atggCATCTCAAGCCAGCCTCCTCCTTCAAAAGCAGCTCAAAG ATCTTTGTAAGAATCCGGTAGATGGGTTCTCAGCCGGATTGGTTGATGACAGCAATGTTTTCGAAGGGAGTGTTACAATTGTCGGACCACCTGAtacttttta TGAAGGGGGATTTTTCAATGCCATCATGAGCTTTCCACCTGATTACCCAAACAGCCCTCCAACAATGAAATTTACAACAGACGTTTGGCATCCTAATG TTTATACTGATGGCACTGTTTGCATATCAATTCTTCATCCTCCGGGTGATGATCCAAACGGCTACGAGCTTGCAAGTGAGCGTTGGATGCCAATCCATACT AAGGAATGGAGAGAGAACAGAGATGAATTCAGGAAGAAGGTGAGCCGCTGCGTGAGACGGTCACAGGAAATGTTATGA
- the LOC107959095 gene encoding uncharacterized protein — MASNVKPVLGYAIFYVKDVAKSVDFYAKAFGYNVRRLDESHRWGELESGQTTIAFTPKHQHETDELTGEVQVPKSDVHRPPLELCFIYSDVDAAFTRAVENGAMAVSEPEDKKDWGQRVGYVRDIDGMLVRMGSYVKSPKED, encoded by the exons ATGGCGTCTAATGTTAAGCCAGTGTTGGGTTACGCCATATTTTACGTTAAGGACGTAGCGAAATCCGTTGACTTCTATGCAAAAGCCTTTGGTTATAATGTTCGTCGCTTGGACGAGTCTCACAG ATGGGGAGAGCTGGAGAGTGGGCAGACCACCATTGCCTTTACCCCAAAGCACCAACACGAGACCGATGAACTAACCGGTGAAGTCCAGGTTCCAAAATCTGATGTCCACCGACCCCCACTGGAACTCTGCTTTATTTACTCCGACGTTGACGCTGCATTCACG CGGGCAGTGGAGAACGGGGCGATGGCGGTGAGCGAGCCAGAGGACAAGAAGGATTGGGGACAGAGGGTAGGATATGTGCGCGACATCGATGGCATGCTTGTCAGGATGGGAAGCTATGTTAAGTCACCAAAGGAAGATTGA